From Bacillus basilensis, a single genomic window includes:
- the msrA gene encoding peptide-methionine (S)-S-oxide reductase MsrA — protein MSEKTYELATFAGGCFWCMVKPFDELPGIHKVLSGYAGGHVENPTYEQVKAGTSGHLEVVQITFDPSIFPYEKLLDLYWPQIDPTDDGGQFFDRGPSYRTAIFYHNKTQKELAEKSKQALAESGTFKDPIVTEIRPAAPFYEAEEYHQHFYKKNPEKYAIEQKESGRADFIKENWQKK, from the coding sequence ATGTCCGAAAAAACATACGAACTCGCAACCTTCGCAGGTGGTTGCTTTTGGTGCATGGTAAAACCATTTGATGAACTTCCTGGTATTCATAAAGTACTTTCTGGCTATGCAGGTGGTCATGTAGAAAACCCAACATATGAACAAGTAAAGGCTGGAACATCTGGGCATTTAGAAGTTGTACAAATTACATTCGATCCTTCTATTTTTCCATATGAAAAATTACTAGATTTATATTGGCCACAAATTGATCCAACTGATGATGGCGGACAATTTTTTGATCGTGGTCCATCTTATCGCACTGCTATTTTTTATCATAATAAAACGCAAAAAGAGCTTGCTGAAAAATCAAAACAAGCTCTTGCAGAAAGCGGTACGTTTAAAGATCCAATCGTAACTGAAATTCGCCCGGCTGCACCTTTTTATGAAGCCGAAGAATACCATCAACATTTCTATAAAAAGAACCCTGAGAAATATGCTATCGAGCAAAAAGAATCTGGCCGTGCAGACTTTATAAAAGAAAATTGGCAAAAAAAATAA
- a CDS encoding SDR family oxidoreductase produces the protein MLKGKVALVTGASRGIGRAIAKRLANDGALVAVHYGNRKEDAEETVYEIQSNGGSAFSICANLESLHEVETLYSSLDNELQKRTGGTKFDILINNAGIGPGAFIEETTEQFFDRMVSVNAKAPFFIIQQALSRLRNNSRIINISSAATRISLPDFIAYSMTKGAINTMTFTLAKQLGARGITVNAILPGFIKTDMNAELLSDPMMKQYATTISAFNRLGEVEDIADTVAFLASPDSRWVTGQLIDVSGGSCL, from the coding sequence ATGTTAAAAGGAAAAGTAGCATTAGTTACAGGGGCAAGCCGAGGAATTGGACGTGCTATCGCAAAACGTTTAGCAAACGACGGTGCATTAGTTGCTGTTCATTATGGTAATCGAAAAGAAGATGCTGAAGAAACTGTTTATGAAATTCAATCAAATGGTGGATCAGCTTTTTCTATCTGTGCAAATCTTGAATCTTTACATGAAGTAGAGACCCTTTATAGTTCTTTGGATAACGAATTACAAAAAAGAACTGGTGGTACTAAATTTGATATTTTAATAAACAACGCTGGAATTGGTCCTGGTGCTTTTATTGAAGAAACGACTGAACAATTTTTTGATAGAATGGTTTCAGTAAATGCAAAAGCACCATTTTTTATCATTCAACAAGCTCTATCTCGTTTACGTAACAATAGCCGAATTATTAATATTTCATCCGCTGCAACTCGTATTTCTTTACCTGATTTCATTGCATATAGTATGACGAAAGGCGCTATTAATACAATGACTTTCACACTAGCAAAACAGCTCGGAGCACGTGGAATTACAGTGAATGCAATACTTCCTGGATTTATTAAAACAGATATGAATGCAGAACTCTTGAGCGATCCAATGATGAAACAATATGCTACTACTATTTCTGCCTTCAATCGCTTAGGTGAAGTAGAAGACATTGCCGATACTGTTGCATTTCTTGCTTCTCCAGACAGCCGCTGGGTTACTGGACAATTAATTGATGTGAGCGGTGGATCTTGTTTATAA
- the ilvE gene encoding branched-chain-amino-acid transaminase, which produces MGNQYIYMNGEFVEKEKAVVSVYDHGFLYGDGVFEGIRSYGGNVFCLKEHVKRLYESAKSILLTIPLTVEEMEEAVLQTLQKNEYADAYIRLIVSRGKGDLGLDPRSCVKPSVIIIAEQLKLFPQEFYDNGLSVVSVASRRNTPDALDPRIKSMNYLNNVLVKIEAAQAGVLEALMLNQQGYVCEGSGDNVFVVKDGKVLTPPSYLGALEGITRNSVIELCERLSIPCDERPFTRHDVYVADEVFLTGTAAELIPVVKVDSREIGDGKPGSVTKQLTEEFKKLTRERGVRVPGLAESLM; this is translated from the coding sequence ATGGGAAACCAGTACATTTATATGAATGGAGAATTTGTAGAAAAAGAAAAGGCAGTTGTTTCAGTATATGATCACGGTTTTTTATACGGAGACGGTGTATTTGAAGGAATTCGTAGTTACGGTGGAAATGTATTTTGTTTAAAAGAACATGTAAAACGATTGTATGAATCGGCAAAATCTATTTTACTTACAATCCCACTGACGGTTGAAGAAATGGAAGAAGCGGTTTTACAGACACTTCAAAAAAATGAGTATGCAGATGCCTACATTCGATTAATTGTTTCAAGAGGAAAAGGGGACTTAGGACTTGATCCGAGAAGTTGTGTGAAACCGAGCGTTATTATCATTGCAGAACAATTAAAATTATTCCCACAGGAATTTTATGATAATGGACTAAGTGTTGTATCTGTTGCATCAAGACGTAATACGCCAGATGCATTAGATCCACGTATTAAGTCAATGAATTACTTAAATAACGTACTTGTAAAAATTGAAGCGGCACAAGCAGGAGTGCTAGAGGCCCTTATGTTAAATCAGCAAGGATATGTTTGTGAAGGATCTGGAGATAATGTTTTCGTTGTGAAAGATGGAAAAGTGCTAACACCTCCTTCATATTTAGGAGCGTTAGAAGGCATTACGAGAAATAGTGTTATTGAGTTATGTGAGCGACTGAGTATCCCGTGTGATGAAAGACCATTCACTCGCCATGACGTTTATGTAGCGGATGAAGTGTTTTTAACAGGAACGGCAGCAGAATTAATTCCAGTTGTAAAAGTTGATTCAAGAGAAATTGGAGATGGGAAACCAGGAAGTGTAACGAAACAATTGACAGAGGAATTTAAAAAGTTAACGAGAGAAAGAGGCGTACGTGTTCCAGGACTGGCGGAAAGCTTAATGTAG